The nucleotide sequence ATCGGTAACATCAACGGACTCTCATAATCAGCGAGCTTTCGGGGTGTTTCAGGTTCAGGCCGACCGGCTGGGGAGAACCGGTCGGCCTGCTGCTGGCGAGGTGAGGCTCACCGGGCAATGAACAGCCTTACGGGCGCGGCACGGCGTCGAAGATGACGGTCATGTCGGCGGTGTACAGGCCATTCTGGGTGGCGAGCGGCTTGGCCGGAACGATGGTCATCTCGGCCTGGGTGCCCGGGGTGGAGGTTGCGTCGTCGACCACTTCCTGGGACAGGGCGCTCAGGGTAACGCCGTTGAAGGAGGTGGTCAGGGCGATAGCATCGCGGCCGTTGTACAGCGAAGCCGGACCGCCTTCGATGTAGGCATTGACCGAACCCTCGGTGTTCTTCACGTCGTAGGTCTGACGCAGCGAAGTCAGGGTGCCGTTGACCGTGTTGTAGGTCATGGTTTCATCCTTACCCCAGTTCGCGTCACGGGGCTGCACATGAAACTGCATGGTCGGGATATTCGCGGTGATGTGGATCGCCGAGCGTGCATCATCGGCGGCGAAGGCCAGCGAAGAACTCAGGGCCGCGGCGGTCAGGGAGGCGGCGGTTACGATTTTCATGAGCATTGTTAACACCTGTTCATAGCAATAAAGAGAGAAGGGTCGAAGTTGCCCGCCAATACAGCTTGGCGTGCTCCCTCAACGCCGGTGCATGATCGTCGCTCTTTAATTAAAAATAAGCAGGAAAGTTCGCAGAGTCATGTAGTAAATCGCGCATACAAAACAACGAAAAATACGCGTTTTTTGATAAAGCGTAACTTTGAATGTAAGAGACTTCCGACATTTCTGCTAGTTGCCGTTAAAACACCCAGACACCCATCCGGTTTCGTCCCGCATACATAAGGGATTCAGGTAAGGTCTTGTTTCACCTCATGCAAAACGTAACTACGATATATCTTTTAACAAAGATATATCTATAGTCGAAGATATATCTGAAGTCAAAGATATATCTCGGTTCTATTGATGCAGAACAGAGAGCAGATAGATGCCAGTTCCTTATTCTTCTTCCATTCGCGAACAGGGTCATCACGATGGCTTCGAACGACGCCCGCCGGGCCGTGAGCGCGGCGGGCGCAGCCCACGGGTGTTCGCCGCCGGCGAGCTGAAATTGCTGCTGTTGGCCTTGATCGCCGAAAAACCTTGTCACGGTTATGAGTTGATTCGCCAGATCGAGGCCATGTTCGACGGTGCCTACACCCCGAGTCCCGGCGTGATCTACCCCACCCTGACCCACCTGGAAATGAGTAAGATGGTCAGCGGAGACGCCGAGGGTGGGAAAAAATGCTACAGCGCGACCGACGTCGGACGTCGATGCCTTCAAGACCAGGCCGAGGCGCTGGACGGCGTGCGGATACGCATTGAAGCCAGCAAACGCATCCTGCGCGAGCAGGATCGACCGGTGGAAATCCATGAAGCGGTGGGTAACCTGCGTCGTGCCCTGCAGAGGCACCAGGATCGCTGGAGCCCGGAAGAAATCCTGCGGATACGCGACCTGCTCAACGGCACCGCCAAAGCCATCATCGACGGCCCTGACCGGCCACCTGTTTCGGAGTCAAGCGATGACTGAAATCGATCCAAACACCATTCACCGTGTCAGCCACGAGATCAAGCGTCGGCGCCTGCAAGTCCTGCGGGTGGTGGACCTGACCCCGCGCATGCGCCGCATCACCGTCGGCGGGCCGGAGCTGGCCGGGTTCGTCAGCCTGGGCACGGATGATCATGTAAAACTGTTTTTCCCGCAGACCGCCGAGGAACGGGTCGCCCTGGAAACCTTCGATCCCGGTGCCGGCAAGGCCCAGGGCGCGCTGCCGGAAATGCGCGACTACACCCCGCGCCGCTATGACCTGGACACCCTGGAGCTGGACCTCGATTTCGTGCTCCACGGCGACGGCCCCGCCGCGACTTGGGCGGCCCAGGCTGCGCCCGGGCAATACCTCAACATCGGTGGGCCGCGGGGCTCGATGATCGTGCCGGACATCTTCGACAGCTACCTGTTGATCGGCGACGAAACCGCTCTCCCCGCCATCGCCCGCCGCCTCGAAGGCCTGGCGTCCAACCGGCGTGCGCTGGTGGTGGTGGAGGTGGAAAACGGCGCCGAGCAGCAAGTCTTGCAAAGCCCGGCGCAGGTGCATGTGATCTGGGTGCTGCGCGAAGGTCGCCCGGACAACCTGCTGACCACCGTGCGCCAACTGGAAGTGCCGGGCGGCAAGCTGTACGCCTGGGTCGCCACCGAAAGCAAGGTATCGCGGCAGATTCGCAAGGTGTTGCTGGAGGAGAAAGGCTTGGATCAGGATTTTGTGAAGGCTGCGGGTTATTGGAAGGCGGACGGTAGCGAGGAAGAATAAAAAGCCCCACAGATTCAACACAAATCCTGTGGCGAGGGAGCCTGCTCTCGCTGGGCTCTGTAGGAGCTGTCGAGCGAAGCGAGGCTGCGATCTTTCCACTGACGCTTGAGTCTCAAGCGAAAGATCAAAAGATCAAAAGATCGCAGCCTCGCTTCGCTCGACAGCTCCTACAAGGCGCGTCCAGCGGGAGCAAGCTCCCTTGCCACAGGAATCGTCCGATAGTTCAC is from Pseudomonas sp. B21-056 and encodes:
- a CDS encoding fimbrial protein encodes the protein MLMKIVTAASLTAAALSSSLAFAADDARSAIHITANIPTMQFHVQPRDANWGKDETMTYNTVNGTLTSLRQTYDVKNTEGSVNAYIEGGPASLYNGRDAIALTTSFNGVTLSALSQEVVDDATSTPGTQAEMTIVPAKPLATQNGLYTADMTVIFDAVPRP
- a CDS encoding siderophore-interacting protein; this translates as MTEIDPNTIHRVSHEIKRRRLQVLRVVDLTPRMRRITVGGPELAGFVSLGTDDHVKLFFPQTAEERVALETFDPGAGKAQGALPEMRDYTPRRYDLDTLELDLDFVLHGDGPAATWAAQAAPGQYLNIGGPRGSMIVPDIFDSYLLIGDETALPAIARRLEGLASNRRALVVVEVENGAEQQVLQSPAQVHVIWVLREGRPDNLLTTVRQLEVPGGKLYAWVATESKVSRQIRKVLLEEKGLDQDFVKAAGYWKADGSEEE
- a CDS encoding PadR family transcriptional regulator, producing MPVPYSSSIREQGHHDGFERRPPGRERGGRSPRVFAAGELKLLLLALIAEKPCHGYELIRQIEAMFDGAYTPSPGVIYPTLTHLEMSKMVSGDAEGGKKCYSATDVGRRCLQDQAEALDGVRIRIEASKRILREQDRPVEIHEAVGNLRRALQRHQDRWSPEEILRIRDLLNGTAKAIIDGPDRPPVSESSDD